A genomic window from Nicotiana sylvestris chromosome 11, ASM39365v2, whole genome shotgun sequence includes:
- the LOC138881587 gene encoding zinc finger BED domain-containing protein RICESLEEPER 2-like gives MAHIINLVVQDGLREGSVSVERIRQAVRYIRQSPARWKKFKECCDLDRITSKKSLCLDVPTRWNSTYLMLKVATVYEEAFTKYCDIDYGLMSCIANCICEDGQPAGPLLSTDWDSVRRIVKFLEIFYELTLKVSGTLYITSNVHFLEICVVGSSLKELMQSEDATLKEMANNMKEKFDKYWGDPQKMNKMIFISCVFDPRHKFQSLSFALAAMFGETIGVKIQIEVKTYMESLFNVYGKKNGGSGSFPYSPSSGSCPSSPSSPGSCPSSPTSSTSSSSLSKFMLDLKKHKKGEGIDSKTELDKYLSEDIEEDFENFKILGWWKLNSPRFPALAEMEFIDT, from the exons atggcTCACATCATCAATCTAGTTGTTCAAGATGGGTTGAGAGAAGGGAGTGTGTCTGTGGAACGAATAAGACAAGCTGTTAGGTACATTAGACAATCTCCAGCAAGATGGAAGAAGTTTAAAGAATGTTGTGATCTAGATAGGATAACTTCTAAAAAATCATTGTGCTTGGATGTTCCTACTAGGTGGAACTCCACATATTTGATGTTGAAGGTTGCTACAGTTTATGAGGAAGCCTTTACAAAATATTGTGATATTGATTATGGTTTGATGTCATGTATTGCTAACTGTATTTGTGAGGATGGACAGCCTGCAGGTCCACTTTTAAGTACTGATTGGGATAGTGTAAGACGTATTGTGAAGTTTCTTGAAATATTTTATGAACTCACCTTGAAGGTATCAGGTACACTTTATATTACGTCTAATGTGCACTTTCTTGAGATATGTGTTGTTGGTTCTTCTTTGAAAGAGTTGATGCAAAGTGAAGATGCTACCTTGAAAGAAATGGCAAATAATATGAAAGAGAAGTTTGATAAGTATTGGGGGGATCCACAAAAGATGAACAAAATGATTTTTATTTCATGTGTGTTCGATCCACGCCACAAGTTTCAATCTCTTTCGTTTGCTCTTGCTGCCATGTTTGGAGAAACAATAGGTGTGAAAATACAAATTGAGGTGAAGACATACATGGAATCTTTGTTCAATGTGTATGGAAAGAAGAATGGTGGTTCTGGTTCATTTCCATATTCTCCATCTTCCGGTTCATGTCCATCTTCTCCATCTTCCCCTGGTTCATGTCCATCTTCTCCAACTTCATCTACTTCTTCATCATCGCTTTCAAAATTCATGTTAGATTTAAAGAAGCATAAGAAGGGTGAAGGAATTGATTCTAAAACAGAGTTAGATAAATATTTGAgtgaagatattgaggaagactttgaaaattttaaaattctgGGGTGGTGGAAGTTGAATTCACCCAGATTTCCCGCACTTGCTGAGATG gagttcattgacaCCTAG
- the LOC104249805 gene encoding pentatricopeptide repeat-containing protein At2g27610 — MIVRPCFKKIRPLLHFTNPLDIHYCSHSQAIDLAAETQAESTACSDYRHVHHLFDENPQRVSLNNHLLFEYSRNSINEEALNLFVGVHRTGLLIDGSSLSCILKVCACLSDLTFGKQVHALCIRSGYFDNVSVGTSLVDMYMKMENVDEGRRVFDEMEDKNVVTWTSLLSGYSCNKLVDRALQVFHMMLVGGVNPNAFTFATVLGVLADKCAVEKGIQVHTMVIKCGFEVITSVGNSLINMYLKSGMVREATVVFESMGNRNEVSWNGMIGGLVTNGLYSEAVKLFHMMRLAGVELTRSIYVTAVKLCTNLKELVFARQLHGRVTKNGFYLDNNIRTALMVSYTKCGEMDDAFNLFSMMHTFRNVVSWTAMIGGYMQNNRPEQAANLFCQMKKDGIRPNDFTYSTILAAQPSISLFQVHAEIIKTKYEGSPTVGTALLDAYVKTGNIGEAAKVFEEIDEKDIIAWSAMLSGYAQRGDIQGAVRVFRQLSKSGVWPNEFTFSSVINACTTSMASVEQGKQFHASSIKSGYSNAFCVSSALVTMYAKRGNIESANEVFKRQKERDLVSWNSMISGYAQHGYGRKALKIFEEMRKKNLEMDNITFIGVISACTHAGLLNEGQKYFDMMVNNLHISPTMEIYSCMVDLYSRAGMLDKAMAIINGMSFPAGAIVWRTLLAASRVHRNVELGKLAADNLISLQPQDSAAYVLLSNLYAATGNWQERAKIRKLMDVRKVKKEIGYSWIEVKNKTYSFMAGDVSHPLADSIYVKLDELSVRLKDAGYKPDTNYVLHDVEDEHKEAILSRHSERLAIAFGLIATSPGIPIQIVKNLRVCGDCHTVIKLISKIEGREIVVRDSNRFHHFKGGLCSCGDYW; from the coding sequence ATGATTGTAAGGccgtgttttaaaaaaataaggccTCTCCTGCATTTCACTAATCCATTAGACATCCATTATTGTTCTCATTCGCAGGCCATTGATTTGGCAGCAGAAACTCAAGCTGAATCAACTGCATGTTCAGATTATCGCCACGTGCACCACCTGTTTGATGAAAATCCACAGAGAGTTTCTCTGAACAATCACTTGCTTTTTGAGTACTCTAGGAACAGTATCAATGAAGAGGCTCTGAATCTTTTTGTTGGTGTTCATCGTACAGGACTTTTGATTGATGGGTCTAGCCTTTCTTGTATATTGAAGGTCTGTGCATGCCTGTCTGATCTAACTTTTGGTAAACAAGTGCATGCTCTCTGTATAAGATCCGGTTATTTTGACAATGTTAGTGTTGGGACTTCACTTGTTGACATGTACATGAAAATGGAGAACGTGGATGAAGGTCGGAGAGTGTTTGACGAAATGGAGGACAAGAATGTTGTGACGTGGACTTCGTTGCTTTCGGGTTATTCGTGCAATAAGCTGGTTGATAGAGCGTTACAAGTGTTTCATATGATGTTAGTTGGAGGAGTTAATCCTAATGCGTTTACTTTCGCAACAGTTCTTGGAGTTTTGGCCGATAAATGTGCAGTTGAAAAAGGAATTCAAGTGCATACTATGGTTATCAAGTGTGGTTTTGAGGTGATAACATCTGTGGGAAATTCTTTGATCAATATGTATTTGAAGTCTGGGATGGTTAGAGAGGCCACAGTTGTATTTGAAAGTATGGGAAATAGGAATGAAGTGTCTTGGAATGGCATGATTGGTGGTCTTGTGACTAATGGGCTTTATTCTGAAGCAGTTAAGTTGTTCCACATGATGAGACTTGCAGGTGTGGAACTGACGCGGTCGATCTATGTTACGGCTGTCAAATTATGTACTAATCTTAAAGAATTGGTTTTTGCTCGGCAGCTTCATGGTCGCGTTACGAAGAACGGGTTCTATTTAGACAATAATATTAGAACGGCACTCATGGTCTCTTATACTAAGTGTGGGGAAATGGATGATGCCTTCAACTTATTCTCTATGATGCACACATTCAGGAATGTGGTTTCTTGGACAGCAATGATTGGGGGGTATATGCAGAATAATAGACCAGAGCAAGCAGCAAATCTCTTTTGCCAAATGAAGAAGGATGGTATTAGACCAAACGATTTCACGTATTCAACTATTCTTGCTGCTCAACCCTCTATTTCTTTGTTCCAAGTACACGCAGAAATTATCAAAACCAAGTACGAAGGTTCACCTACTGTAGGAACTGCATTATTAGACGCATATGTGAAAACAGGAAATATTGGTGAGGCTGCTAAAGTTTTTGAAGAGATTGATGAGAAGGACATCATTGCTTGGTCTGCTATGTTATCTGGTTATGCTCAAAGAGGAGACATTCAAGGTGCTGTGAGAGTTTTCCGGCAATTATCCAAAAGTGGGGTTTGGCCAAATGAGTTTACCTTCTCCAGCGTCATCAATGCATGCACTACTTCCATGGCATCAGTGGAGCAAGGAAAACAATTTCATGCAAGCTCAATAAAATCAGGTTATAGTAATGCTTTCTGTGTGAGCAGCGCCCTGGTTACTATGTATGCTAAAAGAGGGAACATAGAAAGTGCAAATGAGGTTTTCAAGAGACAGAAAGAAAGAGACTTAGTCTCATGGAACTCAATGATATCAGGATATGCACAACATGGTTATGGCAGAAAAGCACTAAAGATATTCGAGGAAATGCGAAAAAAGAATTTAGAAATGGATAATATAACATTCATTGGAGTTATTTCTGCCTGTACTCATGCAGGACTACTGAATGAAGGTCAAAAGTATTTTGACATGATGGTAAACAACTTACATATTTCTCCAACAATGGAGATCTACTCTTGCATGGTAGACTTGTATAGCCGAGCTGGTATGCTGGATAAAGCCATGGCTATTATCAATGGGATGTCATTTCCTGCTGGTGCCATCGTATGGCGTACTCTTCTGGCAGCAAGCCGAGTTCACCGCAATGTTGAGCTTGGGAAACTTGCCGCAGATAATCTTATTTCCCTTCAGCCACAGGACTCAGCTGCATATGTCCTCCTATCTAATCTCTATGCTGCAACTGGAAATTGGCAAGAAAGAGCAAAAATAAGAAAATTAATGGATGTGAGAAAAGTTAAaaaggagattggttatagctggattGAGGTTAAGAACAAGACCTACTCATTCATGGCGGGTGATGTGTCACATCCCTTAGCTGACAGTATATACGTGAAACTTGACGAGCTTAGTGTCCGACTGAAGGATGCAGGATATAAACCAGATACAAATTATGTTCTTCATGATGTGGAAGATGAACATAAAGAAGCCATTCTTTCTCGGCACAGTGAAAGGTTAGCTATTGCTTTTGGATTAATTGCCACATCTCCAGGAATTCCCATCCAGATTGTCAAGAATCTCAGAGTCTGTGGTGACTGTCACACCGTTATTAAACTAATATCGAAGATAGAGGGAAGGGAAATCGTTGTCAGGGATTCAAATAGATTCCATCACTTTAAAGGAGGTCTATGCTCTTGCGGTGATTATTGGTGA